In Onychostoma macrolepis isolate SWU-2019 chromosome 12, ASM1243209v1, whole genome shotgun sequence, a single window of DNA contains:
- the ascc1 gene encoding activating signal cointegrator 1 complex subunit 1: MEVLRPALINIKGRIYRKNPVQEECYEEEEDDYSYSGEAAEQCLDEPCDAYDIEQTDRGFRCAIDVPSVLYKYIIGKKGETRKRLESETKTSISIPKQGVEGQIVITGAHRAAVASAVTRVEVLIDSFRRKQPFTHFLSFALNHPQVQQGFLRFREQVLERCGQDAGVDESIFQKPAKLHLTVGTLALLNEQEVTRANKLLQQCQDVIRDITEAKPLPVEVRGIEYMNDDPSMVDVLYAKVAVQDGSDKLQQIADRLVECFAAAGLMERERVKIHGTVMNTLFRRDPSAEDKGASARPNAKDREAFNAKNILQMFGEFYFGAFELDSVQISQRFSTDGTGYYSSAGHVTFS, encoded by the exons ATGGAAGTCTTACGGCCGGCTCTCATTAACATCAAGGGGAGAATTTACAGGAAAAATCCAGTTCAGGAGGAATGTTATGAAGAAGAAGAGGATGATTATTCATATTCGGGAGAAG CGGCTGAGCAGTGTCTGGACGAGCCGTGTGACGCATACGACATCGAGCAGACGGACCGAGGCTTCCGCTGCGCCATAGACGTGCCCAGCGTCCTTTACAA GTATATTATCGGTAAGAAGGGAGAGACTCGTAAACGACTGGAATCGGAGACTAAAACTTCCATCAGCATCCCGAAACAAGGCGTGGAAGGACAGATCG TAATCACAGGTGCACACAGAGCGGCCGTCGCCTCAGCTGTAACCCGCGTTGAGGTTTTGATCGACAGCTTTCGGAGGAAGCAGCCGTTCACACACTTCCTGTCATTTGCACTAAACCATCCTCAGGTGCAGCAGGGCTTCCTGCGCTTTCGAGAGCAGGTGCTGGAACGCTGTGGACAG GACGCAGGCGTGGATGAGAGTATTTTTCAGAAACCGGCTAAACTCCACCTGACCGTCGGTACTCTGGCCCTCCTGAACGAACAGGAAGTGACACGCGCGAACAAGCTCCTGCAGCAGTGTCAGGACGTTATCAG AGATATAACTGAAGCAAAACCACTTCCTGTGGAGGTCAGAGGAATTGAGTATATGAATGATGACCCGTCGATGGTGGATGTTCTGTATGCCAAAGTAGCTGTTCAAGATGGATCTGACAA gctcCAGCAGATCGCGGACAGGCTCGTGGAGTGTTTCGCAGCAGCCGGTCTGATGGAGCGGGAGCGAGTGAAGATTCACGGCACCGTCATGAACACACTGTTCCGGAGAGATCCGTCAG CGGAGGATAAAGGAGCTTCAGCAAGACCCAACGCTAAAGATCGAGAAGCTTTTAATGCCAAAAACATCTTACAG ATGTTCGGCGAGTTTTATTTCGGCGCGTTTGAGCTGGATTCGGTTCAGATCTCTCAGAGGTTCTCCACTGACGGCACGGGATACTATTCCTCGGCGGGACACGTCACATTCTCATGA